Proteins from a single region of Corylus avellana chromosome ca11, CavTom2PMs-1.0:
- the LOC132166202 gene encoding U-box domain-containing protein 3 isoform X2: MDTTSVKCLINSISRFILLVSCQTMKPLPIQKDYRDLVGVLKPLKAVLDEVVDYLIPSDEILCKQCEELDMAVNEAREFIENWSPKMSKICSILRSEPLLMKVRSSSLEICHILCRLIQSSPSTLASVQHCMQELQCLKPERITEYIGEALRSQRDNMVPCTEHLMKIIELLSLTSNQELLKESISVEKERVNAQVNKVKRELDQIYQIVNLVSQIRDCMMKTQCFKDTSGVSIPSYFCCPLSLELMLDPVIVASGQTYERSSIQKWLDHGLTICPKTHQTLAHTNLITNYTVKAMIANWCDENNIKLHNSECTNFVSLPSPSDHVSPRGLIHAVHSPCSLHNSNSTSRSNGFEKKKSDVSPRLSGEKSNGCQSRETEKFEHTSPEQSYIHSRSESASSAVSSIDYMPPETDDVSRISNKHENMNELSGEITIECPPASPQYKEQASSPWLSGKKFDSSQTKVEVAGNGNHNYLRANSLPLSDSGSDELTTTSHIKKLIEDLKSHSNEVQTTAAEELRLLAKHNMENRILIGQCGAIAPLVSLLYSEKRLTQEHAVTALLNLSINETNKAMVAEAGAIEPLIHVLETGNDGAKENSAAALFSLSGLEEYKAKIGRSGAVKALVHLLASGTLRGKKDAATALFNLSIFHENKARIVQAGAVKCLVGLMDPATGMVDKAVALLANLSTIGEGRLAIGREGGIPLLVEVVESGSQRGKENGASILLQLCLHSPKYCTLVLQEGAVPPLVGLSQSGTPRAKEKAQQLLSHFRNQREGATGKGKS; this comes from the exons ATGGACACAACATCTGTAAAATGTCTTATCAACAGCATTTCTCGGTTCATTCTTCTAGTTTCATGCCAGACCATGAAGCCTTTGCCTATTCAGAAGGATTACAGAGATCTAGTTGGTGTATTAAAGCCATTGAAAGCAGTGCTTGATGAAGTTGTTGATTACTTAATTCCTTCAGATGAAATCCTATGTAAACAGTGTGAAGAACTGGATATGGCTGTTAATGAGGCTAGGGAGTTTATTGAAAACTGGTCTCCAAAAATGAGCAAAATTTGCAGT ATTCTGCGGAGTGAGCCATTGCTGATGAAAGTTCGGAGCTCATCTCTTGAGATTTGTCACATATTATGCAGATTAATACAGTCATCTCCATCTACTTTAGCTAGTGTGCAG CACTGTATGCAGGAACTTCAATGTCTGAAGCCAGAAAGAATAACAGAATATATAGGAGAGGCTTTGAGAAGTCAAAGAGATAATATGGTTCCCTGCACCGAACATCTTATGAAGATTATTGAATTGCTTAGTTTGACATCAAACCAAGAGCTCTTGAAAGAAAGTATTTCTgtggaaaaagagagagtaaATGCCCAAGTCAACAAAGTGAAAAGGGAACTAGATCAAATCTACCAAATTGTGAATCTTGTCTCTCAGATTCGTGATTGCATGATGAAAACTCAGTGCTTTAAAGACACAAGCGGTGTCTCAATTCCTTCATACTTCTGCTGTCCTCTATCGTTGGAACTCATGTTGGATCCTGTAATTGTGGCTTCTGGTCAAACCTATGAGAGGTCTTCTATCCAAAAGTGGCTTGATCATGGGCTGACTATTTGCCCAAAGACCCATCAAACACTCGCACACACAAATCTCATCACCAATTATACAGTAAAAGCCATGATAGCAAATTGGTGTGATGAAAACAATATAAAGCTTCACAACTCTGAGTGCACGAATTTTGTCTCATTGCCATCCCCATCAGATCATGTTTCTCCTCGAGGTTTAATCCACGCAGTTCATTCCCCTTGTTCTTTACACAATAGCAATTCAACATCAAGATCAAATggatttgagaagaaaaagagtGATGTCTCTCCTAGATTAAGTGGAGAAAAATCCAATGGATGCCAAAGCAGGGAGACAGAAAAGTTTGAACATACATCCCCAGAACAGTCTTATATTCATAGCAGGAGTGAATCAGCATCGAGTGCCGTTTCCAGCATCGATTATATGCCTCCAGAAACGGATGATGTGTCAAGAATATCTAATAAGCATGAAAATATGAATGAGTTGTCTGGAGAAATCACAATTGAATGTCCTCCTGCTTCTCCTCAATATAAAGAACAGGCATCATCTCCTTGGTTATCAGGAAAGAAATTTGACAGCTCCCAAACAAAAGTGGAAGTAGCAGGGAATGGAAACCATAATTACTTAAGAGCAAACTCACTCCCACTTTCTGACTCGGGATCTGATGAGTTAACCACAACTTCCCACATCAAGAAATTGATTGAAGACCTTAAGAGTCATTCAAATGAAGTGCAAACTACAGCTGCTGAAGAATTGCGGCTTCTTGCAAAGCACAACATGGAGAATCGCATCCTTATAGGCCAGTGTGGGGCTATTGCACCTTTGGTTTCACTGCTATATTCAGAGAAGAGGCTAACACAAGAGCATGCTGTGACAGCCcttttaaatttatcaattaatgaaactaataAGGCTATGGTTGCAGAAGCTGGAGCTATAGAACCACTTATCCATGTTCTGGAAACGGGAAATGATGGAGCCAAAGAAAATTCTGCAGCAGCTCTATTCAGCCTCTCTGGattagaagaatacaaagcaaaaATTGGTCGTTCCGGTGCAGTTAAAGCACTGGTGCATCTTCTAGCCTCAGGGACTCTAAGAGGGAAGAAAGATGCTGCTACTGCTTTGTTTAACCTAtcaatttttcatgaaaataaGGCTCGTATAGTTCAAGCAGGAGCTGTTAAGTGCCTTGTGGGGTTGATGGACCCTGCTACTGGGATGGTTGACAAGGCTGTCGCTCTCCTAGCAAACCTGTCTACTATTGGGGAGGGGCGTTTGGCAATTGGGCGGGAAGGGGGTATCCCATTACTAGTTGAGGTTGTTGAGTCAGGATCTCAGAGGGGAAAGGAAAATGGTGCTTCCATACTGTTGCAACTCTGCCTCCACAGTCCCAAGTATTGTACCCTGGTTCTGCAAGAAGGAGCTGTCCCTCCCTTGGTTGGCTTATCTCAGTCTGGCACACCAAGAGCAAAGGAAAAG GCACAGCAGCTTCTCAGTCACTTCCGGAATCAGCGAGAAGGGGCCACAGGGAAGGGAAAATCATAA
- the LOC132166202 gene encoding U-box domain-containing protein 3 isoform X1, with translation MHKGQMDTTSVKCLINSISRFILLVSCQTMKPLPIQKDYRDLVGVLKPLKAVLDEVVDYLIPSDEILCKQCEELDMAVNEAREFIENWSPKMSKICSILRSEPLLMKVRSSSLEICHILCRLIQSSPSTLASVQHCMQELQCLKPERITEYIGEALRSQRDNMVPCTEHLMKIIELLSLTSNQELLKESISVEKERVNAQVNKVKRELDQIYQIVNLVSQIRDCMMKTQCFKDTSGVSIPSYFCCPLSLELMLDPVIVASGQTYERSSIQKWLDHGLTICPKTHQTLAHTNLITNYTVKAMIANWCDENNIKLHNSECTNFVSLPSPSDHVSPRGLIHAVHSPCSLHNSNSTSRSNGFEKKKSDVSPRLSGEKSNGCQSRETEKFEHTSPEQSYIHSRSESASSAVSSIDYMPPETDDVSRISNKHENMNELSGEITIECPPASPQYKEQASSPWLSGKKFDSSQTKVEVAGNGNHNYLRANSLPLSDSGSDELTTTSHIKKLIEDLKSHSNEVQTTAAEELRLLAKHNMENRILIGQCGAIAPLVSLLYSEKRLTQEHAVTALLNLSINETNKAMVAEAGAIEPLIHVLETGNDGAKENSAAALFSLSGLEEYKAKIGRSGAVKALVHLLASGTLRGKKDAATALFNLSIFHENKARIVQAGAVKCLVGLMDPATGMVDKAVALLANLSTIGEGRLAIGREGGIPLLVEVVESGSQRGKENGASILLQLCLHSPKYCTLVLQEGAVPPLVGLSQSGTPRAKEKAQQLLSHFRNQREGATGKGKS, from the exons ATGCATAAAG GCCAGATGGACACAACATCTGTAAAATGTCTTATCAACAGCATTTCTCGGTTCATTCTTCTAGTTTCATGCCAGACCATGAAGCCTTTGCCTATTCAGAAGGATTACAGAGATCTAGTTGGTGTATTAAAGCCATTGAAAGCAGTGCTTGATGAAGTTGTTGATTACTTAATTCCTTCAGATGAAATCCTATGTAAACAGTGTGAAGAACTGGATATGGCTGTTAATGAGGCTAGGGAGTTTATTGAAAACTGGTCTCCAAAAATGAGCAAAATTTGCAGT ATTCTGCGGAGTGAGCCATTGCTGATGAAAGTTCGGAGCTCATCTCTTGAGATTTGTCACATATTATGCAGATTAATACAGTCATCTCCATCTACTTTAGCTAGTGTGCAG CACTGTATGCAGGAACTTCAATGTCTGAAGCCAGAAAGAATAACAGAATATATAGGAGAGGCTTTGAGAAGTCAAAGAGATAATATGGTTCCCTGCACCGAACATCTTATGAAGATTATTGAATTGCTTAGTTTGACATCAAACCAAGAGCTCTTGAAAGAAAGTATTTCTgtggaaaaagagagagtaaATGCCCAAGTCAACAAAGTGAAAAGGGAACTAGATCAAATCTACCAAATTGTGAATCTTGTCTCTCAGATTCGTGATTGCATGATGAAAACTCAGTGCTTTAAAGACACAAGCGGTGTCTCAATTCCTTCATACTTCTGCTGTCCTCTATCGTTGGAACTCATGTTGGATCCTGTAATTGTGGCTTCTGGTCAAACCTATGAGAGGTCTTCTATCCAAAAGTGGCTTGATCATGGGCTGACTATTTGCCCAAAGACCCATCAAACACTCGCACACACAAATCTCATCACCAATTATACAGTAAAAGCCATGATAGCAAATTGGTGTGATGAAAACAATATAAAGCTTCACAACTCTGAGTGCACGAATTTTGTCTCATTGCCATCCCCATCAGATCATGTTTCTCCTCGAGGTTTAATCCACGCAGTTCATTCCCCTTGTTCTTTACACAATAGCAATTCAACATCAAGATCAAATggatttgagaagaaaaagagtGATGTCTCTCCTAGATTAAGTGGAGAAAAATCCAATGGATGCCAAAGCAGGGAGACAGAAAAGTTTGAACATACATCCCCAGAACAGTCTTATATTCATAGCAGGAGTGAATCAGCATCGAGTGCCGTTTCCAGCATCGATTATATGCCTCCAGAAACGGATGATGTGTCAAGAATATCTAATAAGCATGAAAATATGAATGAGTTGTCTGGAGAAATCACAATTGAATGTCCTCCTGCTTCTCCTCAATATAAAGAACAGGCATCATCTCCTTGGTTATCAGGAAAGAAATTTGACAGCTCCCAAACAAAAGTGGAAGTAGCAGGGAATGGAAACCATAATTACTTAAGAGCAAACTCACTCCCACTTTCTGACTCGGGATCTGATGAGTTAACCACAACTTCCCACATCAAGAAATTGATTGAAGACCTTAAGAGTCATTCAAATGAAGTGCAAACTACAGCTGCTGAAGAATTGCGGCTTCTTGCAAAGCACAACATGGAGAATCGCATCCTTATAGGCCAGTGTGGGGCTATTGCACCTTTGGTTTCACTGCTATATTCAGAGAAGAGGCTAACACAAGAGCATGCTGTGACAGCCcttttaaatttatcaattaatgaaactaataAGGCTATGGTTGCAGAAGCTGGAGCTATAGAACCACTTATCCATGTTCTGGAAACGGGAAATGATGGAGCCAAAGAAAATTCTGCAGCAGCTCTATTCAGCCTCTCTGGattagaagaatacaaagcaaaaATTGGTCGTTCCGGTGCAGTTAAAGCACTGGTGCATCTTCTAGCCTCAGGGACTCTAAGAGGGAAGAAAGATGCTGCTACTGCTTTGTTTAACCTAtcaatttttcatgaaaataaGGCTCGTATAGTTCAAGCAGGAGCTGTTAAGTGCCTTGTGGGGTTGATGGACCCTGCTACTGGGATGGTTGACAAGGCTGTCGCTCTCCTAGCAAACCTGTCTACTATTGGGGAGGGGCGTTTGGCAATTGGGCGGGAAGGGGGTATCCCATTACTAGTTGAGGTTGTTGAGTCAGGATCTCAGAGGGGAAAGGAAAATGGTGCTTCCATACTGTTGCAACTCTGCCTCCACAGTCCCAAGTATTGTACCCTGGTTCTGCAAGAAGGAGCTGTCCCTCCCTTGGTTGGCTTATCTCAGTCTGGCACACCAAGAGCAAAGGAAAAG GCACAGCAGCTTCTCAGTCACTTCCGGAATCAGCGAGAAGGGGCCACAGGGAAGGGAAAATCATAA